The following are from one region of the uncultured Campylobacter sp. genome:
- a CDS encoding molybdopterin biosynthesis protein MoeB, which yields MSLNFNEKGEFRFGKFNYEKARETAQNCAKFKLDNDEEETSFGGERSCYDCAFRRWSAQSFICGFGQISARINGAR from the coding sequence ATGAGCTTAAATTTTAACGAAAAGGGCGAGTTTAGATTTGGTAAATTTAACTACGAAAAAGCGCGTGAAACCGCGCAAAACTGCGCTAAATTTAAGCTAGATAACGACGAAGAGGAGACGAGCTTCGGCGGCGAGAGGAGCTGCTACGACTGCGCGTTTAGGCGCTGGAGCGCGCAGAGTTTTATCTGCGGCTTTGGGCAAATATCGGCCCGCATCAATGGCGCGCGGTAG
- a CDS encoding chemotaxis protein, which translates to MLKFEIIYKFCLVCALILGLSLLAFSGLNFALGEYGEFWMGAHKFAGFLVVLAALLHVINRKKKLVKLANEFTDVVTRRKNPSMCNMDRIIASLEPYTISQISQKLGFDEAEFCQTLRKNGVKFSGADQTLRQIASLNDEKIFFVLVLIVEAKFGKRFCGELKFKGGGKFRKTA; encoded by the coding sequence ATGCTTAAATTCGAGATTATTTATAAATTTTGCCTAGTTTGCGCGCTGATTTTGGGGCTTAGTTTGCTCGCGTTTTCGGGGCTAAATTTTGCGCTGGGAGAGTACGGCGAGTTTTGGATGGGCGCGCATAAATTTGCTGGCTTTTTGGTCGTTTTGGCTGCGCTTTTGCACGTGATAAATCGCAAGAAAAAGCTCGTTAAGCTCGCAAACGAATTTACGGACGTCGTAACTCGCCGCAAAAATCCTAGCATGTGCAACATGGACCGCATCATCGCCTCGCTCGAGCCCTACACGATTTCTCAAATCTCGCAAAAGCTGGGCTTTGACGAGGCTGAGTTTTGCCAAACTTTACGCAAAAACGGCGTCAAATTTAGCGGCGCAGATCAAACCCTGCGCCAAATCGCTTCTTTAAACGACGAAAAGATATTTTTCGTGCTGGTTCTCATCGTCGAGGCGAAATTCGGCAAGAGATTTTGCGGCGAGCTTAAATTTAAAGGCGGCGGAAAATTTAGAAAAACGGCATAA
- a CDS encoding DUF1523 family protein gives MQKFKKYLRNFIFGFLITLHVTAFAAINYAFPHYDEAIITGGEVKRMDKDGFIDAQNPADGPTRDVYFIYTREINGTKVMPYRNEDTGWGLPLYFKFNSADVQAAAQSLVGEGRAQIKYYGWRIAMFDMFRNAVSVKKLKEGEMRANPIFSYIFYALTAVSFGVCAVFVRRKFKDEPSSNL, from the coding sequence ATGCAAAAATTTAAAAAATATCTCCGAAATTTTATCTTTGGCTTCTTGATTACCCTGCACGTTACGGCGTTTGCGGCGATAAACTACGCTTTTCCGCACTACGACGAGGCGATCATTACGGGCGGCGAGGTTAAACGCATGGACAAAGACGGCTTTATCGACGCGCAAAATCCCGCCGACGGTCCGACGCGCGACGTGTATTTTATCTACACGCGCGAGATTAACGGCACGAAGGTGATGCCGTATCGAAACGAAGACACGGGCTGGGGCTTGCCGCTTTATTTTAAATTTAACTCAGCCGACGTCCAGGCCGCCGCCCAGAGTTTAGTGGGCGAAGGCAGGGCGCAGATCAAATACTACGGCTGGCGCATCGCGATGTTTGATATGTTTAGAAACGCCGTTTCGGTAAAAAAGCTAAAAGAGGGCGAAATGCGCGCAAATCCTATTTTTAGCTATATATTTTACGCTTTGACGGCGGTTTCGTTTGGGGTTTGCGCCGTTTTTGTTAGAAGGAAATTTAAAGACGAGCCAAGCTCAAATTTATAA
- a CDS encoding nitric-oxide reductase large subunit, which translates to MREYKKYWWALVAVVTIAFGILGYYGVEVYREAPPVVSFADKNGKIIVEQEQIYKGQEAWQSIGGMQVGSVWGHGAYQAPDWTADWLHKELVAFMDIKANQLYGAKFDALNAEQQANIKALTKSEYRTNTLKNGVITISDERIAAAKVVRDEYNGLFGNDPKYQKLRENYAMKNNTLAKEENREQLNDFFFWATWATATNRPNSEATYTNNWPHEPLIDNVPTKENVFWTIISVTILVAGVGLLVWFSNFYGEKDHEKLAPIDADPLSRLNLTPSQKALGKYLFVALALFVFQIMIGGFVAHYTVEGQEFYGINLSEHIPYSLARTWHIQASIFWIATGFLAAGLFLAPIINGGKDPKFQKLGVDLLFYALLFLVVGSFIGEYMAIAGKMETSTSFWLGHQGYEYIELGRVWQLILFVGLVIWMALVLRGFVGGFKADGDKNLLAIFTASAIAVGLFYGAGLFYGQRSPLPVMEYWRWWVVHLWVEGFFEVFATASLAFVFASLGLVGKKFATYSTLASASLFLMGGIPGTFHHLYFAGTTTPIMAVGASFSALEVVPLVLLGAEAFHQYSLQFAQSWAKNLKWPLYCFIAVAFWNMLGAGVFGFLINPPLFLFYIQGLNTTSVHGHAALFGVYGFLALGFVWLVALYLFKGQEFNDKLMKVGFWSLNAGLMLMILASLLPIGLYQAVAAIDVGMWYARSAEFLQMDHLQNLRWLRMIGDTIFIIGGICFFIQILKFIAGSCGCKAKA; encoded by the coding sequence ATGCGTGAATACAAGAAGTATTGGTGGGCGCTAGTAGCTGTCGTTACTATTGCCTTCGGGATACTCGGCTATTACGGCGTAGAGGTTTACCGCGAAGCGCCGCCGGTGGTGAGTTTCGCCGATAAAAACGGCAAAATAATAGTCGAGCAAGAGCAAATTTATAAAGGTCAAGAGGCCTGGCAGAGCATCGGCGGTATGCAGGTCGGCTCGGTGTGGGGACACGGAGCGTATCAGGCGCCTGACTGGACGGCTGATTGGCTGCATAAAGAGCTAGTCGCGTTTATGGATATCAAGGCAAATCAGCTTTACGGAGCCAAATTTGACGCTCTAAACGCCGAGCAACAAGCCAACATCAAGGCTCTAACCAAGAGCGAATACCGCACGAATACGCTAAAAAACGGCGTTATAACGATCAGCGACGAGAGGATCGCGGCGGCAAAGGTAGTGCGTGACGAGTATAACGGGCTTTTCGGTAACGATCCGAAATACCAAAAATTGCGCGAAAACTACGCGATGAAAAACAACACGCTAGCTAAAGAAGAAAACCGCGAGCAGTTAAACGATTTCTTCTTTTGGGCGACCTGGGCCACGGCGACGAATCGCCCAAACAGCGAGGCTACGTACACCAACAACTGGCCGCACGAGCCGCTAATCGACAACGTTCCGACGAAAGAAAACGTATTTTGGACGATTATTAGCGTTACGATTTTGGTCGCGGGTGTGGGCTTACTGGTTTGGTTTTCAAATTTCTACGGCGAAAAAGACCACGAGAAACTCGCTCCTATCGACGCCGATCCACTTTCAAGGCTAAATTTGACTCCGTCTCAAAAGGCGCTTGGCAAATACCTTTTCGTAGCGCTCGCGCTATTTGTTTTCCAGATCATGATAGGCGGCTTCGTGGCGCACTATACGGTCGAGGGACAGGAGTTTTACGGTATAAATTTATCCGAGCACATCCCGTACTCTTTGGCGCGCACTTGGCATATCCAAGCGAGCATTTTCTGGATCGCGACGGGCTTTTTAGCGGCCGGACTTTTCCTAGCGCCTATCATCAACGGCGGCAAGGATCCTAAATTTCAAAAACTAGGCGTTGATTTGCTTTTCTACGCGCTGCTTTTCCTAGTCGTGGGTAGCTTTATCGGCGAGTACATGGCGATAGCGGGCAAGATGGAAACGTCTACTAGCTTTTGGCTTGGACACCAAGGATACGAGTATATCGAGCTTGGCAGGGTTTGGCAGCTTATTTTGTTTGTCGGTCTTGTTATCTGGATGGCGCTCGTACTTCGCGGATTCGTCGGCGGATTTAAGGCTGACGGCGATAAAAACCTGCTAGCTATCTTTACGGCTTCTGCTATCGCGGTGGGACTTTTCTACGGCGCGGGGCTATTTTACGGACAAAGAAGCCCGCTACCGGTGATGGAATACTGGCGCTGGTGGGTCGTTCACCTTTGGGTCGAGGGCTTTTTCGAGGTGTTTGCGACCGCGTCGCTTGCGTTCGTGTTTGCCTCTTTGGGTCTAGTCGGTAAAAAATTTGCGACTTACTCAACCCTAGCAAGCGCTAGCTTATTCTTAATGGGCGGCATTCCTGGTACCTTCCACCACCTTTATTTTGCTGGAACCACTACTCCGATCATGGCGGTGGGCGCTAGCTTTTCCGCGCTTGAGGTCGTGCCTTTGGTGCTTCTTGGGGCAGAGGCCTTTCATCAGTATTCGCTTCAGTTCGCGCAAAGCTGGGCAAAAAATCTCAAGTGGCCGCTTTACTGCTTTATCGCGGTGGCGTTTTGGAATATGCTGGGTGCTGGCGTGTTTGGTTTCCTTATCAACCCGCCGCTATTTTTGTTCTACATCCAGGGTCTAAACACCACTTCGGTGCACGGACACGCGGCGCTATTTGGCGTTTACGGATTTTTGGCGCTAGGTTTTGTTTGGCTCGTGGCGCTTTACCTTTTCAAAGGGCAAGAATTTAACGACAAGCTGATGAAAGTGGGCTTTTGGTCGCTAAATGCGGGACTAATGCTAATGATTTTAGCGTCGCTGCTTCCGATCGGTCTTTATCAAGCCGTCGCCGCGATAGACGTGGGCATGTGGTACGCTAGAAGCGCGGAGTTTTTGCAGATGGATCACTTGCAAAATTTACGCTGGCTAAGGATGATCGGCGATACGATCTTCATCATCGGCGGCATTTGCTTCTTTATCCAGATTCTTAAATTTATCGCGGGAAGCTGCGGCTGCAAGGCCAAAGCCTAA